A single Thermococcus celericrescens DNA region contains:
- the sufC gene encoding Fe-S cluster assembly ATPase SufC has translation MLKVENLYVSVEGRAILKGLTLEMNPGEFHVVMGPNGSGKSTLALTIAGHPRYSVEGGRILFDGEDITGFGPDERAKRGIMLAFQHPHEVEGVRIIEFLQQVLVETKGVDPVEAYDRIVKKAEELWFREEDLHRYVNVGFSGGERKRLELLQALLIEPKLLILDEPDSGVDVDSLSVISRTIEELHQRGTAVLLITHYGRILGHLDREKLRVHVMKDGRIVKTGSGELVERIESEGFGRIFEEVGE, from the coding sequence ATGCTCAAAGTTGAGAACCTTTACGTCTCGGTAGAGGGCAGGGCCATACTCAAAGGCCTCACCCTTGAGATGAATCCCGGTGAGTTTCACGTTGTCATGGGACCGAACGGCTCTGGGAAATCAACGCTGGCCCTCACAATAGCCGGTCATCCCAGGTACTCCGTGGAGGGTGGAAGGATACTCTTCGACGGGGAGGATATAACCGGCTTTGGCCCCGACGAGAGGGCCAAGAGGGGGATAATGCTGGCCTTCCAGCACCCCCACGAGGTTGAGGGCGTTAGGATCATCGAGTTCCTCCAGCAGGTTCTGGTTGAGACGAAGGGCGTTGATCCCGTAGAGGCCTACGACAGGATAGTCAAAAAGGCGGAGGAGCTGTGGTTCCGGGAGGAGGACCTTCACCGCTACGTTAACGTTGGCTTCTCCGGCGGCGAGAGGAAGCGGCTTGAGCTCCTCCAGGCGCTCCTCATAGAGCCGAAGCTTCTCATCCTCGACGAGCCCGACAGCGGCGTCGACGTTGACTCCCTGAGCGTCATCAGCAGGACGATAGAGGAGCTACACCAGCGCGGCACGGCCGTGCTCCTCATCACACACTACGGCAGGATACTCGGACACCTCGATCGGGAGAAGCTCAGGGTCCACGTCATGAAGGACGGCAGGATAGTGAAGACCGGAAGCGGCGAGCTGGTGGAGAGGATAGAGAGCGAGGGCTTCGGCAGGATATTCGAGGAGGTGGGAGAATGA